One stretch of Brachyhypopomus gauderio isolate BG-103 chromosome 8, BGAUD_0.2, whole genome shotgun sequence DNA includes these proteins:
- the LOC143521912 gene encoding uncharacterized protein LOC143521912 isoform X2, producing MADVMASSPVHILHVLLCVCLLKASSTEWMTLFVSVPVGDTVTIQCRPRHEPHHDGVYVKTFLFKEEDVSYFFHKGDFTPESPYTGRLNSNKNISNFILYINNVTMKDSGIYWCAFNKEDKVSLSMERYLLVVSGIPVSRWTGKFSCNSHHCVCGDCLFHGPVDHHHHSGLGDSKGEAMLQEWKLQPHSTAFWFRINTLSATFKL from the exons ATGGCAGATGTGATGGCGTCCTCTCCTGTGCACATACTTCACGTTctactctgtgtctgtctgctcaAGGCTTCCTCCACAG AATGGATGACTTTGTTTGTGTCAGTGCCTGTTGGTGACACGGTCACTATCCAGTGCAGACCCAGACATGAGCCACACCACGATGGAGTGTAtgttaaaacattcctgtttaaaGAAGAGGATGTGTCCTATTTCTTCCATAAAGGAGATTTTACCCCAGAGTCACCCTATACTGGCAGACTAAACTCAAACAAAAACATATCCAACTTCATTTTGTACATCAATAACGTAACTATGAAAGACTCTGGTATTTATTGGTGTGCATTTAATAAAGAGGACAAAGTAAGTTTAAGCATGGAGAGGTATCTCTTAGTTGTATCAG GAATCCCAGTGTCCAGGTGGACAGGGAAGTTCAGTTGCAACtctcatcattgtgtgtgtggtgactgcCTCTTCCATGGTCCTGTTGATCATCACCATCATTCTGGTCTGGGGGATTCCAAAG GTGAAGCGATGTTGCAAGAATGGAAACTACAGCCCCACTCAACAGCCTTCTGGTTCCGGATCAACACACTTTCAGCAACCTTTAAACTCTGA
- the LOC143521912 gene encoding uncharacterized protein LOC143521912 isoform X1: MADVMASSPVHILHVLLCVCLLKASSTEWMTLFVSVPVGDTVTIQCRPRHEPHHDGVYVKTFLFKEEDVSYFFHKGDFTPESPYTGRLNSNKNISNFILYINNVTMKDSGIYWCAFNKEDKVSLSMERYLLVVSGKESQCPGGQGSSVATLIIVCVVTASSMVLLIITIILVWGIPKVKRCCKNGNYSPTQQPSGSGSTHFQQPLNSEYEVMRARQPNPSRTLMNPAYGSRSDQMIKNAAMENVMK; encoded by the exons ATGGCAGATGTGATGGCGTCCTCTCCTGTGCACATACTTCACGTTctactctgtgtctgtctgctcaAGGCTTCCTCCACAG AATGGATGACTTTGTTTGTGTCAGTGCCTGTTGGTGACACGGTCACTATCCAGTGCAGACCCAGACATGAGCCACACCACGATGGAGTGTAtgttaaaacattcctgtttaaaGAAGAGGATGTGTCCTATTTCTTCCATAAAGGAGATTTTACCCCAGAGTCACCCTATACTGGCAGACTAAACTCAAACAAAAACATATCCAACTTCATTTTGTACATCAATAACGTAACTATGAAAGACTCTGGTATTTATTGGTGTGCATTTAATAAAGAGGACAAAGTAAGTTTAAGCATGGAGAGGTATCTCTTAGTTGTATCAG GGAAGGAATCCCAGTGTCCAGGTGGACAGGGAAGTTCAGTTGCAACtctcatcattgtgtgtgtggtgactgcCTCTTCCATGGTCCTGTTGATCATCACCATCATTCTGGTCTGGGGGATTCCAAAG GTGAAGCGATGTTGCAAGAATGGAAACTACAGCCCCACTCAACAGCCTTCTGGTTCCGGATCAACACACTTTCAGCAACCTTTAAACTCTGAGTACGAGGTCATGCGTGCTCGCCAACCAAACCCATCACGCACCCTCATGAACCCAGCCTATGGGTCCAGAAGTGACCAAATGATCAAAAATGCTGCAATGGAGAATGTGATGAAGTGA